One window of the Pseudarthrobacter sp. ATCC 49987 genome contains the following:
- a CDS encoding FtsK/SpoIIIE domain-containing protein: protein MRIRLTLRRDPADAKDLAVTVDGLATVADIATQLWAADPARRGTPPPSNLSLSIEEAFAAGGMKGTILDRTDNLLESGLRPGSIVSLTQLSEQFATPGVSRGPAAATLRVLSGPDVGREFSLPSGTSYIGRGRDVDVRLTDPLTSKRHARITVGETVEIVDTNSANGLLMDGLPVTRAMLNSSDTVALGDTTVSVVSLGTGHSSAPSSPLIDFNRSPRVVPRFEQQKRMLPAGPKRQEHHAFPYIMMLAPLMMGGILFAVTQNVLSVVFMLMMPLFIVGHYVDQKLQAKRERKEQLKQFRESMAAFRTDITRLQNVERSVRLQEAPSVSDTVDSIYKLGPLLWTHRPEHTGFLGLRFGLGTAPSRIQFEEPGNNETEAEYMVEIQQCLAQFRDVEGVPIVSQLRSAGSFGLAGSRGLVDDVARGMVLQLVGLHSPAEVVVAAITSAQSKERWEWLQWLPHVGSGHSPLSGDHLAAGPAGGSALLSRLEDLIDQREASSRTPHPALRPGVDPLSSDLAEPLLPTVLVVVEDDAPVDRGRLTRVLERGPDSGVHVMWVASSVQQLPAACRDFMAVDGENGTTTGQVRLGRHTFPVSCESLDAGLAAQLARMLTPVVDVGKPLEDDSDLPRAVSYATLIGKDFLDNPAAVAERWTENNSVRASAVPNRKDNGTLRALVGSKGIEPLYLDLKNEGPHALVGGTTGAGKSEFLQSWVMGMAAAYSPDRVSFLFVDYKGGAAFADCLHLPHTVGLVTDLSPHLVRRALTSLRAELHHRERLLNRKKAKDLLELQREADPDAPPYLIIIVDEFAALATEVPEFVDGVVDVAARGRSLGLHLILATQRPAGVIKESLRANTNLRVALRMADEDDAIDILGVPTAAYFDPAIPGRGAAKTGPGRIQGFQTGYAGGWTTEKPQRPQIEIVEMAFGSGPAWAAPAPETPVKEEAAGLNDIARMTANIIRAADVLSIEPPRKPWLDELATTYDFSRLPNPRTDERLLLGVADDPAHQDQPTVFYEPDRDGNMAIYGTGGSGKSAALRGIAIAAAVTPRGGPVNVYGIDCGSSGLKMLDGLPHVGEIINGDDVERVGRLLRWLRDLADDRAARYSEVRASTIVEYRTLADQPAEKRIFVLVDGMSAFREAYEYSKLSALWDIFLQLATDGRPLGIHLVISGDRPNSVPASLLASIQRRLVLRLSSEDDYLSMDVPKDVLGQASPPGRGLLGNLEVQLAVLGGNSNLAVQAREVHKLSEAMLRQSVERAPQIERLPDQVDLDILPAGSPDLPVIGVDDETLQPAEILAKGPLLLAGPPGAGRTVALVTLAYALRRSNPGVELIYVGSRRSAAASLKLWDRSVVGADDVEETIDELVDYSTGTPGKLAIFIEGLTDFTNTGAESGIERLVTASIKADQWVVGESETSTWSSAWSLAQPFKSGRRGLLLNPGDIDGDSLLSTSLGRISTDFVPGRGYIVGRGKVRKLQVALPPENRN from the coding sequence GTGAGAATCCGACTGACGCTCCGCCGCGACCCGGCCGACGCCAAAGACCTCGCCGTCACCGTTGACGGACTCGCTACGGTGGCGGACATCGCCACCCAGCTCTGGGCCGCCGACCCCGCCCGGCGGGGGACCCCGCCGCCGTCGAACCTGTCCCTCAGCATCGAGGAAGCCTTCGCCGCCGGCGGCATGAAGGGCACCATCCTGGACCGCACGGACAACCTGCTGGAATCCGGACTCCGGCCCGGCTCCATCGTCTCTCTGACGCAGCTGAGCGAGCAGTTCGCGACGCCCGGCGTGAGCCGGGGACCCGCGGCGGCGACGCTGCGTGTGCTGTCCGGGCCCGACGTCGGACGCGAATTCTCGCTGCCCTCGGGCACCAGCTACATCGGCCGCGGCCGCGACGTTGATGTCCGGCTCACGGACCCCCTCACCTCCAAGCGGCACGCCCGCATCACGGTCGGCGAGACGGTCGAGATCGTGGACACGAATTCGGCCAACGGGCTGCTGATGGACGGGCTGCCGGTCACCCGGGCCATGCTGAACTCCTCGGACACCGTGGCCCTGGGCGACACGACCGTCTCCGTGGTCTCGCTCGGCACCGGGCACAGCTCCGCGCCGAGCTCCCCGCTGATCGACTTCAACCGCTCGCCGCGGGTGGTGCCGCGCTTCGAGCAGCAGAAACGGATGCTCCCGGCCGGGCCCAAGCGCCAGGAGCACCATGCCTTCCCGTACATCATGATGCTCGCGCCGCTGATGATGGGCGGCATCCTGTTCGCCGTGACGCAAAACGTGCTCTCGGTCGTGTTCATGCTGATGATGCCGCTGTTCATCGTGGGCCATTACGTGGACCAGAAGCTGCAGGCCAAGCGGGAACGCAAGGAACAACTCAAGCAGTTCCGCGAGTCCATGGCCGCGTTCCGGACGGACATCACCCGGCTGCAGAACGTGGAGCGCTCGGTCCGGCTGCAGGAAGCACCCTCGGTCAGTGACACCGTGGACTCAATCTACAAGCTCGGCCCGCTGCTCTGGACCCACCGTCCCGAGCACACCGGCTTCCTGGGCCTGCGCTTCGGCCTGGGCACGGCGCCCTCGCGGATCCAGTTCGAGGAGCCCGGCAACAACGAGACCGAAGCCGAATACATGGTCGAAATCCAGCAGTGCCTGGCCCAGTTCCGGGACGTCGAAGGTGTGCCGATCGTCTCGCAGCTGCGCTCCGCCGGCTCCTTCGGCCTCGCCGGTTCCCGCGGCCTCGTCGACGACGTGGCCCGCGGCATGGTCCTGCAGCTCGTGGGCCTGCATTCGCCCGCGGAAGTGGTGGTGGCCGCCATCACCTCGGCGCAGTCGAAGGAACGCTGGGAATGGTTGCAGTGGCTCCCGCACGTCGGCTCCGGCCACAGCCCGCTCAGCGGCGACCACCTTGCCGCCGGCCCCGCGGGCGGCTCGGCCCTGCTGTCCCGGCTGGAGGACCTGATTGACCAGCGGGAGGCTTCCTCCCGCACCCCGCACCCGGCCCTGCGGCCCGGCGTCGACCCGCTCAGCTCCGATCTCGCGGAGCCGCTGCTGCCCACCGTGCTGGTGGTCGTCGAGGACGACGCCCCGGTGGACCGCGGCCGGCTCACCCGGGTACTCGAGCGGGGACCGGATTCCGGGGTGCACGTGATGTGGGTGGCTTCCTCCGTGCAGCAGCTTCCGGCCGCGTGCCGGGACTTCATGGCCGTAGACGGCGAGAACGGCACCACCACCGGACAGGTCCGGCTCGGCCGGCACACCTTCCCGGTGAGCTGCGAAAGCCTCGACGCCGGCCTCGCCGCCCAGCTGGCCCGGATGCTCACCCCGGTGGTCGACGTCGGCAAGCCGTTGGAGGACGACTCCGACCTGCCGCGTGCCGTCTCCTACGCGACCCTGATCGGCAAGGACTTCCTGGACAACCCGGCGGCCGTGGCCGAGCGGTGGACCGAAAACAACTCGGTCCGTGCCTCCGCCGTGCCCAACCGCAAGGACAACGGCACGCTCCGGGCCCTGGTCGGTTCCAAGGGCATCGAGCCGCTCTACCTCGACCTCAAGAACGAGGGCCCGCACGCCCTCGTCGGCGGCACCACCGGCGCCGGCAAGTCCGAGTTCCTGCAGTCCTGGGTGATGGGTATGGCCGCGGCCTACAGCCCGGACCGGGTCAGTTTCCTGTTTGTCGACTACAAGGGCGGTGCCGCGTTCGCGGACTGCCTGCACCTGCCGCACACTGTGGGCCTGGTCACCGACCTCTCCCCGCACCTCGTCCGCCGCGCCCTGACCTCGCTGCGGGCCGAGCTGCACCACCGGGAGCGGCTGCTGAACCGGAAGAAGGCCAAGGACCTGCTGGAACTCCAGCGTGAAGCGGACCCGGACGCGCCGCCGTACCTGATCATCATCGTCGACGAGTTCGCGGCCCTCGCCACCGAGGTGCCGGAGTTCGTCGACGGCGTGGTCGACGTCGCCGCCCGCGGCCGGTCCCTGGGCCTGCACCTGATCCTGGCCACCCAGCGGCCCGCCGGCGTGATCAAGGAAAGCCTGCGCGCCAACACCAACCTGCGCGTGGCGCTGCGGATGGCCGACGAGGACGACGCGATCGACATCCTCGGCGTGCCCACGGCGGCGTACTTCGACCCCGCCATTCCCGGACGCGGCGCCGCCAAGACCGGCCCCGGCCGGATCCAGGGCTTCCAGACCGGCTACGCCGGCGGCTGGACCACGGAGAAGCCGCAGCGGCCGCAGATCGAGATCGTCGAGATGGCCTTCGGCTCCGGCCCGGCCTGGGCCGCCCCGGCGCCCGAGACCCCGGTGAAGGAGGAAGCGGCGGGCCTGAACGACATCGCCCGGATGACCGCCAACATCATCAGGGCCGCCGACGTGCTCTCCATCGAGCCTCCCCGCAAACCCTGGCTGGACGAACTCGCCACCACCTACGACTTCTCCAGGCTGCCGAACCCCCGGACGGACGAACGCCTGCTCCTCGGCGTCGCGGACGATCCCGCGCACCAGGACCAGCCCACCGTGTTCTACGAGCCGGACCGGGACGGGAACATGGCCATCTACGGCACCGGCGGCTCGGGCAAGTCCGCGGCCCTGCGCGGCATCGCGATCGCCGCCGCGGTCACGCCGCGCGGTGGCCCGGTGAACGTCTACGGCATCGACTGCGGCTCCTCGGGGCTGAAGATGCTCGACGGGCTGCCGCACGTCGGCGAGATCATCAACGGCGACGACGTCGAACGCGTCGGCCGGCTGCTGCGCTGGCTCCGCGACCTCGCCGACGACCGTGCCGCCCGCTATTCGGAAGTCCGCGCGTCGACCATCGTGGAGTACCGCACCCTGGCGGACCAGCCGGCGGAAAAGCGGATCTTCGTGCTGGTGGACGGCATGTCCGCCTTCCGTGAGGCCTACGAGTACAGCAAGCTTTCCGCGCTGTGGGATATCTTCCTGCAGCTCGCCACCGACGGCCGTCCGCTCGGCATCCACCTCGTGATCAGCGGGGACCGGCCCAACTCGGTCCCCGCGTCGCTGCTGGCCTCGATCCAGCGCCGGCTGGTGCTGCGCCTCTCCTCCGAGGACGACTACCTCTCGATGGACGTGCCCAAGGATGTCCTGGGCCAGGCCTCGCCTCCGGGACGCGGCCTGCTGGGCAACCTCGAGGTGCAGCTCGCGGTGCTCGGCGGCAACTCCAACCTGGCCGTGCAGGCCCGCGAGGTCCACAAACTTAGCGAGGCCATGCTGCGCCAGAGCGTGGAGCGGGCCCCGCAGATCGAGCGCCTGCCGGACCAGGTCGACCTCGACATCCTGCCCGCCGGCAGCCCGGACCTGCCGGTCATCGGTGTCGACGATGAGACGCTCCAGCCCGCCGAGATCCTGGCCAAGGGGCCGCTGCTGCTGGCAGGCCCGCCCGGGGCCGGCCGCACCGTCGCCCTGGTGACCCTGGCCTACGCGCTGCGCCGGTCCAACCCCGGCGTCGAACTGATCTATGTTGGCTCGCGGCGCTCCGCGGCGGCTTCCCTGAAGCTCTGGGACCGCTCCGTGGTGGGCGCGGACGACGTCGAGGAAACCATCGACGAGCTGGTGGACTACTCCACCGGCACGCCGGGCAAGCTCGCGATCTTTATCGAGGGCCTGACCGACTTCACCAACACGGGCGCGGAATCCGGGATCGAACGGCTCGTCACGGCCTCGATCAAGGCCGACCAGTGGGTAGTGGGCGAATCCGAGACCTCCACCTGGTCCTCGGCCTGGTCCCTCGCGCAGCCGTTCAAGTCCGGCCGCCGCGGCCTCCTGCTCAACCCGGGCGACATCGACGGCGACAGCCTGCTCAGCACCTCGCTGGGCCGGATCAGCACGGACTTCGTCCCCGGCCGCGGGTACATCGTGGGCCGCGGCAAGGTCCGCAAGCTCCAGGTCGCGCTGCCTCCGGAGAACCGGAACTAA